From one Microlunatus sp. Gsoil 973 genomic stretch:
- a CDS encoding SdpI family protein, with protein MNNGPGLGPAILVAALITVALAGLAGVSRMLAGGTIGPNPLVGIRLPALLASERAWQGGHRAAVRPLTITALVAFLALVGSVVAAGTVLWYLIFLCTALAFVIIGVVVAAVVAVRAARRV; from the coding sequence ATGAACAATGGCCCCGGTCTTGGCCCGGCCATCCTGGTGGCGGCGCTGATCACGGTCGCCCTGGCCGGGCTGGCCGGCGTTTCCCGGATGTTGGCCGGCGGAACCATCGGTCCGAACCCGTTGGTCGGGATCCGGCTGCCTGCTCTGTTGGCTTCGGAGCGGGCCTGGCAGGGCGGGCATCGGGCCGCCGTCCGACCGCTGACGATCACTGCTCTGGTGGCCTTCCTTGCCCTTGTCGGATCGGTCGTCGCCGCCGGCACTGTGCTGTGGTACCTGATCTTCCTGTGCACCGCCCTGGCATTCGTGATCATCGGCGTGGTCGTCGCCGCCGTCGTCGCGGTGCGGGCGGCCAGACGCGTTTAG